The Megachile rotundata isolate GNS110a chromosome 3, iyMegRotu1, whole genome shotgun sequence genome includes a window with the following:
- the LOC105662892 gene encoding cilia- and flagella-associated protein 99 isoform X2, translated as MDCKEEEPEKKNVFHLNILIPLIKILDIYMPVKKDLSPDEFCIMLFSKKVQKERCEFDYDFLKERFDNLEDLKALSTSEQDLIVDLFMNIVRYDLFLKAISKDFLDHVRCRNCELHEFMVLVYILSYRIINLFFEESIDCFVHFKVKRILSLVVYLLRSETSDQFYEKGCLSFEEDFVEQKLVLPFLDATSCLEKLRDQLREYIRKMKRPKPKLTIPLFMNVLNRPRPPTKAPPPTPEDLTTVKFARDVPRSNYIKPSTEIKLDALRVANKLQAMSLLKDANENAPSCLKRRKVSVKLMEKEKPKAPFVRKAVPTFKPIEVKHTAASTLRECARIINDEEKEIRKLKGLAEGGLDPSAISKFQEEVRQQKREEELLKIQEKHLLGLLSREGAFIAKQSLLNDIKLHAEDVRKEKQELYEKLEKWREDHGKQMVEIVEKCREIEQSSRDAFNAMIDEKRQKAAEVSEESRQLKAQMMKQREEETQRKIKLIQEIKTLQSLRALPFKDFDPTESSGLGLLCEMSLMEASLLY; from the exons aTGGACTGCAAAGAGGAAGag CCGGAGAAGAAGAATGTCTtccatttgaacattttaattccCCTCATTAAAATTTTGGACATTTACATGCCCGTTAAGAAAGACTTAAGTCCAGATGAATTTTGCATCATGCTATTTTCGAAGAAGGTACAGAAAGAACGGTGCGAATTCGACTACGATTTTCTGAAAGAACGTTTTGATAATCTTGAAGATCTTAAG GCGTTGTCAACTTCGGAGCAGGATTTAATCGTCGATTTGTTCATGAACATTGTTCGTTATGATTTGTTCTTGAAAGCTATAAGCAAAGACTTTTTGGATCATGTTCGTTGTCGCAATTGTGAGTTGCATGAATTTATGG tgCTCGTGTACATTCTGTCATACAGAATCATCAATCTCTTCTTCGAAGAGTCAATCGACTGCTTCGTTCATTTCAAAGTGAAGAGAATATTGTCCCTAGTCGTTTATCTTCTTCGTTCAGAAACGTCAGATCAGTTCTATGAAAAAGGTTGCCTGTCGTTCGAGGAAGATTTCGTAGAACAAAAACTTGTGCTGCCATTTTTAGACGCCACATCATGCTTAGAG AAACTTCGGGATCAGTTAAGAGAATATATACGAAAGATGAAGAGACCTAAACCGAAATTGACGATTCCGTTGTTTATGAACGTTTTGAATCGACCGAGACCGCCGACGAAGGCGCCTCCTCCCACACCTGAA GACTTGACGACCGTGAAGTTTGCCCGCGATGTACCAAGATCAAACTACATCAAACCATCGACAGAGATCAAATTAGACGCGTTACGGGTTGCGAACAAATTGCAAGCTATGAGTTTATTGAAGGATGCAAACGAGAATGCGCCTAGTTGTTTGAAACGTCGTAAAGTATCGGTGAAATTGATGGAGAAGGAAAAACCGAAAGCACCTTTTGTGAGAAAAGCTGTTCCGACATTTAAG CCCATCGAAGTGAAACACACAGCAGCATCGACTTTAAGAGAATGCGCTCGAATAATCAATGATGAAGAGAAGGAGATAAGAAA ATTGAAAGGTTTAGCGGAAGGAGGGCTAGATCCATCGGCGATATCGAAGTTCCAGGAAGAAGTACGACAacaaaaaagagaagaagaacTATTAAAGATACAAGAAAAACATCTATTAGGATTATTAAGCCGTGAAGGCGCTTTCATAGCGAAACAGTCATTACTGAATGATATTAAATTGCACGCTGAAGATGTACGGAAAGAG AAACAAGAGTTATAtgaaaaattagagaaatggaGAGAAGACCATGGAAAGCAAATGGTGGAAATCGTCGAAAAGTGTCGTGAAATTGAACAGTCATCACGTGACGCCTTCAACGCTATGATCGATGAGAAACGCCAAAAAG CGGCTGAAGTTTCAGAAGAATCACGACAATTAAAAGCTCAAATGATGAAGCAGAGAGAAGAGGAAACTCAGAGAAAGATAAAATTGattcaagaaattaaaacaCTTCAATCGTTGCGGGCTTTGCCTTTCAAAGACTTCGACCCCACCGAGTCCAGCGGCCTGGGTCTCCTTTGTGAAATGTCCCTAATGGAG GCAAGCCTCCTCTATTAA
- the LOC105662892 gene encoding cilia- and flagella-associated protein 99 isoform X1, with protein MDCKEEEPEKKNVFHLNILIPLIKILDIYMPVKKDLSPDEFCIMLFSKKVQKERCEFDYDFLKERFDNLEDLKALSTSEQDLIVDLFMNIVRYDLFLKAISKDFLDHVRCRNCELHEFMVLVYILSYRIINLFFEESIDCFVHFKVKRILSLVVYLLRSETSDQFYEKGCLSFEEDFVEQKLVLPFLDATSCLEKLRDQLREYIRKMKRPKPKLTIPLFMNVLNRPRPPTKAPPPTPEDLTTVKFARDVPRSNYIKPSTEIKLDALRVANKLQAMSLLKDANENAPSCLKRRKVSVKLMEKEKPKAPFVRKAVPTFKPIEVKHTAASTLRECARIINDEEKEIRKLKGLAEGGLDPSAISKFQEEVRQQKREEELLKIQEKHLLGLLSREGAFIAKQSLLNDIKLHAEDVRKEKQELYEKLEKWREDHGKQMVEIVEKCREIEQSSRDAFNAMIDEKRQKAAEVSEESRQLKAQMMKQREEETQRKIKLIQEIKTLQSLRALPFKDFDPTESSGLGLLCEMSLMELKERLFWVKIKLNEEIQNRKCSIRRQRDKQKNLIEDTRRALEEYKANKQASSIKSEQQPKHVSSPEIEALRKKLEERRALRSQKTYKCYSNVNK; from the exons aTGGACTGCAAAGAGGAAGag CCGGAGAAGAAGAATGTCTtccatttgaacattttaattccCCTCATTAAAATTTTGGACATTTACATGCCCGTTAAGAAAGACTTAAGTCCAGATGAATTTTGCATCATGCTATTTTCGAAGAAGGTACAGAAAGAACGGTGCGAATTCGACTACGATTTTCTGAAAGAACGTTTTGATAATCTTGAAGATCTTAAG GCGTTGTCAACTTCGGAGCAGGATTTAATCGTCGATTTGTTCATGAACATTGTTCGTTATGATTTGTTCTTGAAAGCTATAAGCAAAGACTTTTTGGATCATGTTCGTTGTCGCAATTGTGAGTTGCATGAATTTATGG tgCTCGTGTACATTCTGTCATACAGAATCATCAATCTCTTCTTCGAAGAGTCAATCGACTGCTTCGTTCATTTCAAAGTGAAGAGAATATTGTCCCTAGTCGTTTATCTTCTTCGTTCAGAAACGTCAGATCAGTTCTATGAAAAAGGTTGCCTGTCGTTCGAGGAAGATTTCGTAGAACAAAAACTTGTGCTGCCATTTTTAGACGCCACATCATGCTTAGAG AAACTTCGGGATCAGTTAAGAGAATATATACGAAAGATGAAGAGACCTAAACCGAAATTGACGATTCCGTTGTTTATGAACGTTTTGAATCGACCGAGACCGCCGACGAAGGCGCCTCCTCCCACACCTGAA GACTTGACGACCGTGAAGTTTGCCCGCGATGTACCAAGATCAAACTACATCAAACCATCGACAGAGATCAAATTAGACGCGTTACGGGTTGCGAACAAATTGCAAGCTATGAGTTTATTGAAGGATGCAAACGAGAATGCGCCTAGTTGTTTGAAACGTCGTAAAGTATCGGTGAAATTGATGGAGAAGGAAAAACCGAAAGCACCTTTTGTGAGAAAAGCTGTTCCGACATTTAAG CCCATCGAAGTGAAACACACAGCAGCATCGACTTTAAGAGAATGCGCTCGAATAATCAATGATGAAGAGAAGGAGATAAGAAA ATTGAAAGGTTTAGCGGAAGGAGGGCTAGATCCATCGGCGATATCGAAGTTCCAGGAAGAAGTACGACAacaaaaaagagaagaagaacTATTAAAGATACAAGAAAAACATCTATTAGGATTATTAAGCCGTGAAGGCGCTTTCATAGCGAAACAGTCATTACTGAATGATATTAAATTGCACGCTGAAGATGTACGGAAAGAG AAACAAGAGTTATAtgaaaaattagagaaatggaGAGAAGACCATGGAAAGCAAATGGTGGAAATCGTCGAAAAGTGTCGTGAAATTGAACAGTCATCACGTGACGCCTTCAACGCTATGATCGATGAGAAACGCCAAAAAG CGGCTGAAGTTTCAGAAGAATCACGACAATTAAAAGCTCAAATGATGAAGCAGAGAGAAGAGGAAACTCAGAGAAAGATAAAATTGattcaagaaattaaaacaCTTCAATCGTTGCGGGCTTTGCCTTTCAAAGACTTCGACCCCACCGAGTCCAGCGGCCTGGGTCTCCTTTGTGAAATGTCCCTAATGGAG CTGAAAGAAAGGTTATTTTGGGTGAAGATAAAGTTGAACGAGGAGATTCAGAACCGGAAGTGCTCTATTCGTCGTCAACGCGATAAACAGAAAAACTTGATCGAAGATACTCGTAGGGCACTTGAAGAATATAAAGCAAACAA GCAAGCCTCCTCTATTAAATCGGAACAGCAACCGAAGCACGTGAGTTCACCGGAAATAGAAGCGTTGCGGAAGAAGCTCGAGGAACGAAGAGCTTTAAGATCCCAAAAGACTTACAAGTGTTATTCGAATGTTAACAAGTAA
- the LOC100882151 gene encoding luciferin 4-monooxygenase — protein MVSDKEKNNAVLPFRIENNIMKGKVVPFKSQYTSVGKLMYDSMKNNFNLVGQVCTITDVEDTFGEILDRSIKCALWMKKQGVGNNDIVVISSHNHRDSFIPGIAALFIGAVCNPWPSDMNTQVARHFMSMMQPKLIFACEKSVPVILDAAKIEGHNPKVVTFGDYLGTTPFSETLKGHTKLAISNFKCSDIDDTEQSAVILFSSGTTGLPKGVQLPHRALLNIMEVDEGLAVASHVLMWLTSLYWLTGTLLSIKHIVGGAKKVISPEFDEETVCRHFEKYKVSWTMLSTSMANRLARFSRLHEYDLSSLKILCTGGSAMGKEAEILLRKAFPTTKVIQGYGMTELGNLISAQDVDSTPGSCGLATINTEIKIIDPETGKTLGPNQSGEVCIKNLSMTSGYYKNPEATKNAIDEDGWLHSGDLGCFNEKGELFIIDRLKELIKFQGYHVIPTEIESLLQSHPAVLEVAVVSIPHPIDCEHPVAFVSKIPNKEVTEEELKKLVANNLMDYCKLRGGVKFMPSLPHTASGKVARKELKAIAKTMAVN, from the exons ATGGTATCCGATAAAGAGAAAAACAAT GCCGTGCTGCCGTTTAGGATCGAGAACAACATTATGAAGGGGAAAGTGGTGCCGTTCAAGAGTCAGTATACTAGCGTTGGAAAGTTGATGTACGACTCCATGAAGAATAACTTTAATCTTGTGGGACAG GTTTGCACGATTACCGATGTCGAGGACACTTTCGGAGAGATTCTAGATCGCTCAATAAAATGTGCTCTATGGATGAAGAAACAGGGAGTGGGAAACAACGATATTGTTGTTATTTCCTCGCATAATCATCGTGATAGTTTTATTCCTGGTATCGCTGCGTTATTTATTGGTGCCGTTTGCAACCCATGGCCCTCAGATATGAACACAC AGGTAGCACGTCATTTCATGTCGATGATGCAGCCGAAACTCATCTTCGCCTGCGAGAAATCAGTTCCTGTCATATTAGACGCTGCCAAAATCGAAGGTCACAACCCAAAAGTGGTGACATTCGGTGATTACCTTGGGACGACACCGTTCAGTGAGACCTTGAAGGGTCATACTAAACTTGCGATATCGAATTTTAAATGCAGCGATATAGATGATACTGAACAGAGTGCTGTGATTCTGTTCTCTTCCGGAACGACGGGTTTACCGAAAGGTGTACAGTTACCTCATCGGGCGCTGTTGAACATCATGGAAGTGGACGAAGGTCTTGCTGTCGCTTCACACGTGTTGATGTGGCTGACCTCTTTGTATTGGCTCACTGGTACTTTGCTAAGCATTAAACACATCGTTGGTGGGGCGAAGAAGGTCATTTCGCCAGAATTTGATGAGGAGACGGTTTGCAGGCATTTTGAGAAGTACAAG GTATCATGGACAATGTTGAGTACCAGCATGGCGAATAGACTTGCCCGGTTTAGTCGTTTGCATGAGTATGACCTTTCGTCCTTGAAAATTTTGTGCACGGGTGGTTCCGCTATGGGGAAGGAAGCTGAAATTTTGTTGAGAAAGGCTTTTCCTACTACTAAGGTTATACAGGGATATG GTATGACAGAACTTGGCAATTTAATTTCTGCACAAGACGTAGATTCTACACCAGGCTCCTGCGGCTTAGCAACCATAAACACCGAAATAAAAATCATCGATCCTGAAACCGGGAAAACGTTAGGTCCGAATCAGAGCGGTGAGGTCTGCATTAAAAATCTATCAATGACGTCGGGGTATTACAAGAATCCAGAAGCTACCAAAAATGCGATAGACGAAGATG GATGGTTACACAGCGGAGATTTAGGCTGTTTCAACGAGAAAGGAGAGTTGTTTATCATTGACCGGTTAAAGGAATTGATTAAATTTCAAGGATATCACGTCATACCAACTGAAATTGAGAGTTTGTTGCAGTCACACCCTGCTGTTTTAGAAGTTGCAGTTGTTAGTATACCTCATCCTATTGATTGTGAACACCCTGTTGCTTTTGTCAGTAAAATACCAAACAAAGAG GTGACAgaggaagaattgaaaaaattagtAGCTAATAATTTAATGGATTACTGTAAACTACGCGGTGGAGTGAAATTTATGccgtctctgccgcacactgcTTCAGGAAAAGTTGCGAGAAAAGAATTGAAAGCGATAGCAAAAACGATGGCAGTTAATTAA
- the LOC100883365 gene encoding uncharacterized protein LOC100883365 yields the protein MMILLHLLCIFLTVHASAKIRYDGYKLFNVFAPDNDGLELLKNMQSSDGFNFWIPPKINDSVSVMISPAKLQEFMEIANTTKFEAELMMDDVQRYIDDENPRSNVRGGFDWLGYHRLDVIYQWMESLATQHPKIVTSITGGSSYEGRSIKGVKLSYKEGNPGIFIEGGIHAREWISPAVVTYILNELIVSDDTRVRYMAESYDWYIFPVFNPDGYEYTHTTNRLWRKTRRPSGRGCYGADPNRNWNFHWAEGGTSPNPCSEIYPGPKPFSETETRTMSKYIDSIHDKLFSYIAFHSYSQLLLIPYGHSNKRISNYNDLLQIGNYSINALSKKYGTKYKVGNIVDVIYIAAGGSMDWVRGTYNTPVTFTYELRDKGRYGFILPANQIIPTAEETLSSLVAMFQEAAKRGYGSTTSSQQCELFKYNQTVRPVTNFSRDRRGADIMWKLVLIALVALATAEKVKYDNYKVYRVLPQDEQHLALLRNLAEVSDSFSFWKEPKDAQSYADIMVAPHREPEFLELMNQHEIPYETYIEDVQTLIDSEVPPAQPLATFDLNNYHTLDEIYAYLDSLAKANPGKVQTIVGGKTYEGRQIKGVKLSFGPNKPGIFIEGGIHAREWITPATILYIINELLHSNSADVKALAQSHDWYIFPSFNPDGYVYTHTTNRLWRKTRKPYGVLCYGTDPNRNWGYKWMSGGSSSNPCSETYAGSAAFSDVETKTMSEYIKSISGKFYAYVAFHSYSQLLMFPYGHTKDHLDNYKDELAIGQKTIQALAKRYGTKYETGNIAETIYIASGSTVDWVKGTFHKPITYTYELRDTGRYGFLLPANQIKPTAEETLDSLVAMFKESKARGYE from the exons ATGATGATTCTTCTGCATCTTCTTTGCATTTTTCTGACCGTTCATGCTTCTGCTAAAATACGATACGATGGCTACAAGTTGTTCAACGTCTTCGCACCGGATAACGATGGTCTTGAGTTGCTGAAGAATATGCAAAGCAGCGATGGTTTCAACTTCTGGATTCCACCGAAGATCAATGATAGTGTAAGCGTTATGATATCGCCGGCGAAACTTCAGGAGTTCATGGAGATCGCGAATACCACTAAATTTGAAGCTGAGTTGATGATGGACGACGTGCAAAGGTATATCGACGACGAGAATCCTCGCAGTAATGTGAGGGGTGGTTTTGACTGGCTGGGATATCATCGACTGGATGTc ATTTATCAGTGGATGGAATCTCTAGCGACCCAGCACCCCAAAATCGTGACATCCATAACAGGTGGAAGTAGCTACGAAGGTAGAAGTATCAAAGGTGTTAAACTCTCTTACAAAGAGGGAAATCCTGGTATATTTATCGAAGGAGGAATACATGCCAGAGAATGGATATCACCTGCAGTAGTGACATACATTCTGAATGAATTAATAGTCAGCGATGACACCCGCGTGAGATATATGGCTGAGTCTTACGACTGGTATATCTTTCCTGTGTTTAATCCGGATGGGTACGAATATACACATACTACG AACCGTCTATGGCGAAAAACTAGGAGACCATCTGGAAGAGGATGCTATGGTGCTGATCCGAATAGAAACTGGAACTTCCATTGGGCAG AGGGTGGAACCAGCCCGAATCCCTGCAGCGAGATATACCCTGGTCCGAAGCCCTTCTCTGAAACAGAAACAAGAACCATGTCAAAATACATCGACAGCATTCATGATAAATTATTCTCCTACATAGCATTTCATAGTTACAGTCAATTATTGCTGATTCCATACGGTCATTCAAACAAGAGGATCAGTAACTATAATGATCTGCTGCAAATCGGCAACTATTCCATAAACGCTCTGTCAAAGAAGTACGGCACTAAATACAAAGTCGGAAATATCGTGGATGTTATAT ATATTGCAGCAGGTGGTTCCATGGATTGGGTACGTGGAACTTACAACACTCCTGTAACATTCACTTATGAGCTCCGCGACAAAGGAAGATACGGTTTCATTTTGCCTGCCAATCAGATTATACCCACTGCAGAGGAAACTCTGAGTTCTTTGGTCGCGATGTTCCAGGAAGCTGCAAAACGTGGTTACGGATCTACAACAAGCAGTCAACAAT GTGAACTGTTTAAATACAACCAGACAGTGAGGCCGGTTACAAACTTCTCTCGTGACCGTAGAGG gGCAGACATCATGTGGAAGTTAGTACTCATCGCTTTGGTCGCTTTGGCGACAGCCGAAAAAGTCAAATACGACAACTACAAGGTATACCGTGTTTTACCTCAGGATGAACAGCACCTGGCACTTTTGCGAAACCTCGCCGAAGTTTCTGACTCT tTCTCTTTCTGGAAAGAGCCCAAAGATGCTCAGAGCTATGCCGACATAATGGTTGCTCCCCACAGGGAACCAGAATTCTTAGAATTAATGAACCAGCACGAAATCCCCTATGAAACCTACATCGAGGATGTTCAAACCTTGATCGACAGTGAAGTGCCACCTGCACAGCCTCTGGCTACATTTGATTTGAACAACTACCACACTCTTGATGAGATCTATGCTTACTTAGACAGCTTGGCTAAAGCCAACCCTGGCAAGGTCCAAACAATTGTTGGTGGAAAGACATACGAGGGTCGTCAAATTAAGGGAGTGAAACTGTCCTTTGGTCCAAACAAACCTGGTATCTTCATTGAAGGTGGTATTCACGCTAGGGAATggatcactccagctaccattCTGTACATAATCAACGAATTGTTGCACAGCAACTCAGCTGATGTCAAAGCACTCGCTCAATCCCATGACTGGTACATCTTCCCTAGCTTCAACCCTGATGGATACGTGTACACCCACACAACT AACCGCCTGTGGAGAAAGACCCGCAAACCATACGGTGTTCTGTGCTACGGAACCGACCCTAACAGGAACTGGGGATACAAATGGATGT ctgGTGGTTCCAGCAGCAACCCATGCTCTGAGACCTACGCTGGAAGCGCTGCGTTCTCCGATGTTGAAACCAAAACCATGTCAGAGTACATCAAATCAATTTCTGGCAAATTCTATGCCTACGTTGCTTTCCACAGCTACTCTCAGCTTTTGATGTTCCCATACGGTCACACCAAAGATCATCTTGATAATTACAAGGATGAG CTTGCAATCGGTCAAAAGACAATTCAAGCTCTTGCCAAACGTTATGGAACCAAATACGAAACTGGAAATATTGCTGAAACTATCT ACATTGCTAGTGGAAGCACAGTTGACTGGGTAAAGGGAACCTTCCACAAACCAATCACCTACACTTATGAACTGAGAGACACTGGTCGTTACGGTTTCCTTCTCCCTGCTAACCAGATCAAACCAACTGCTGAAGAAACTTTAGATTCTTTGGTTGCCATGTTCAAAGAATCCAAAGCACGTGGATACGAATAa